A section of the Salmo salar chromosome ssa05, Ssal_v3.1, whole genome shotgun sequence genome encodes:
- the LOC106605995 gene encoding nibrin isoform X1, whose product MWTLNPLESGGVTHYLLPGKEYVVGRKNCEVILPNDQSISRAHAHLTATDQALTLKDSSKYGTFVNEERLSGDTPRSLTAGDRVTFGVFHSKFSVQQVTVVVCSSCVDNEGKVSLSQTLQLLGGRLTNTWTQDCTHLVMPTVKVTIKTICALLCCRPIVKQEFFTELTKALQQKQPPPKAESFFPEIDEPSLNKDEVDLTERPERKELFTGKTFLFLNAKQQKRLSLAVSCGGGRSQLLEEGSVPVSLLESPLSCVIGMTTGNSQALLPPSTKKWADSVGRILQRKGLRFITESEIGLAAIYVSCDKYCNPSNQMADSESMRMKPTIPGATLSQNAPVDETVMPAASQNITAYAVNTEPSQGISGVDVAGVSAVGETPERNQSRTTSHINRPKPSGRELAGTCTVAETMMSSFSASDSAGGGGSDRKKGELQHPGGGKGDAITRFLATAPRTNGGVQTMSPQKRSSQKQQVSQKGSPQKQSALTNFFQPVGKKRPREGEESPTVPSEAKLSRREEDKEKTKRTVPQHSETSNPPHTPTGRSQGQHSSGAHLFPGQTEALSEGFSNPAQQGLQSRKRKEMEEETKGGGASEIEMDELESIMSEDMDESDEPMSASQGQRLKLTEQSSTNQGQRSQLTDKSSTNKQLLETVELTSASKKQRVYPVEPIAANHRSGLESEERSSASRRQRAEPVAEVKGEEVSFIESKPVNGVTPGHLEEPETDAKPVKQEDSGLGGENLPSRLIVVEFKSLTVATPARPKPRPTETHGNVNRKDFKRFCKVPVPGAQGLPNIIGGSDLLAHNRGKNSELEEWLRDAAEDERQNKKEETLGDDLFRYNPKPTKKR is encoded by the exons ATGTGGACACTGAACCCTTTAGAATCCGGAG GTGTCACCCACTACCTCCTGCCAGGTAAGGAGTATGTGGTGGGGCGTAAGAACTGTGAGGTCATCCTGCCCAATGACCAGTCCATCAGCCGTGCTCATGCTCACCTCACTGCTACAGatcag GCCCTGACCCTGAAGGACAGTTCTAAGTATGGCACGTTTGTTAACGAGGAGCGTCTGTCAGGAGACACCCCTCGCAGCCTGACGGCAGGGGACAGAGTGACATTTGGAGTCTTTCACAGCAAATTCAG tgtGCAACAGGTAACTGTGGTGGTGTGCTCGTCCTGTGTTGATAATGAAGGGAaggtctctctgtctcagacccTGCAGCTTCTGGGTGGCCGGCTGACCAACACCTGGACACAGGACTGCACTCACCTGGTCATGCCCACTGTTAAAGTCACCATCAAG ACTATCTGTGCGTTGCTGTGCTGTCGGCCCATAGTCAAGCAGGAGTTTTTCACTGAGCTCACCAAAGCCCTGCAACAGAAACAACCACCTCCAAAAGCTGAGAG TTTCTTCCCAGAGATAGATGAGCCCAGTCTGAATAAGGATGAGGTGGACCTGACAGAGAGGCCAGAACGTAAAGAACTTTTCACTGGCAAGACCTTCCTCTTCCTCAATGCCAAACAG CAAAAGCGTCTGAGTTTGGCAGTGAGTTGTGGAGGTGGGAGGAGCCAGCTCTTGGAGGAGGGGTCTGTCCCTGTGTCACTCCTGGAATCACCATTGAGCTGTGTGATCGGCATGACAACGGGAAACTCCCAAGCACTACTGCCCCCCTCCACTAAGAAGTGGGCAGACTCTGTGGGGAGGATTCTACAGAG GAAAGGTCTTCGATTCATCACAGAGTCTGAGATCGGATTGGCTGCCATCTATGTCAGCTGTGACAAGTACTGCAATCCCTCCAATCAGATGGCTGACTCAG AATCCATGAGAATGAAACCCACCATCCCTGGCGCCACGCTATCCCAGAATGCACCAGTGGACGAGACTGTAATGCCAGCGGCGTCTCAGAACATCACAGCCTATGCTGTAAACACAGAGCCGTCACAGGGCATCAGTGG GGTTGATGTGGCTGGGGTGAGCGCAGTTGGAGAGACCCCTGAGAGGAACCAGAGCCGGACCACCTCTCATATTAACCGACCCAAACCCTCAGGCCGAGAGCTGGCCGGGACCTGCACAGTGGCAGAGACTATGATGTCATCATTCAGCGCCTCAGACAGCGCTGGTGGTGGCGGCTCGGACAGAAAAAAGGGAGAGCTACAACATCCAG GTGGAGGGAAAGGTGATGCTATCACCAGATTCCTGGCCACAGCCCCTCGGACCAACGGAGGAGTGCAGACGATGTCCCCACAGAAGCGCTCCTCCCAGAAACAACAGGTCTCGCAGAAAGGTTCCCCCCAGAAACAGTCTGCCCTCACTAATTTCTTCCAGCCTGTCGGCAAGAAAAG acctcGGGAAGGCGAGGAGTCCCCTACTGTCCCATCAGAGGCCAAGCTATCCAGGAGGGAAGAAGACAAGGAGAAGACGAAGAGGACAGTACCACAGCACTCAGAGACCTccaaccccccacacacccccacagGCAGGTCCCAGGGCCAACACAGCTCAGGTGCACATCTGTTTCCAGGTCAGACTGAGGCTCTGTCAGAGGGGTTCTCCAACCCTGCCCAGCAGGGGCTCCAAtccaggaagaggaaggagatggaggaggagactaAAGGGGGTGGGGCTTCAGAGATAGAGATGGACGAACTGGAGTCCATCATGTCTGAGGACATGGACGAATCGGATGAGCCCATGTCAGCCAGTCAAGGCCAGCGGTTGAAGCTGACGGAACAGAGTTCAACCAATCAAGGCCAGAGGTCTCAACTGACAGACAAGAGCTCAACCAATAAACAGCTCCTAGAGACAGTGGAACTTACCTCTGCCAGTAAGAAACAGCGGGTTTATCCAGTGGAACCAATTGCAGCCAATCATAGGTCAGGCTTGGAGTCAGAAGAGCGATCGTCAGCCAGCAGACGACAGCGAGCGGAGCCTGTAGCTGAGGTCAAAGGCGAAGAGGTGTCTTTTATTGAG tcAAAACCAGTTAATGGTGTGACCCCTGGTCATCTGGAAGAGCCAGAGACCGATGCCAAACCTGTCAAACAGGAAGACTCA GGTTTAGGGGGTGAGAATCTCCCCAGCAGACTTATAGTGGTGGAGTTCAAATCCCTCACCGTGGCAACACCGGCAAGACCTAAACCACGCCCCACGGAGACGCACGGCAATGTCAACAGGAAAGACTTTAAACGTTTCTGCAAG gtccCAGTTCCCGGTGCCCAGGGTTTGCCCAACATCATCGGAGGGTCAGACCTGTTGGCCCACAACCGAGGCAAGAACTCTGAGCTGGAGGAGTGGCTGAGAGACGCAGCAGAG gaTGAGCGTCAGAACAAGAAAGAGGAGACTTTGGGAGATGACCTTTTCAG gtacaacCCCAAACCCACCAAGAAAAGATGA
- the LOC106605995 gene encoding nibrin isoform X2 yields the protein MWTLNPLESGGVTHYLLPGKEYVVGRKNCEVILPNDQSISRAHAHLTATDQALTLKDSSKYGTFVNEERLSGDTPRSLTAGDRVTFGVFHSKFSVQQVTVVVCSSCVDNEGKVSLSQTLQLLGGRLTNTWTQDCTHLVMPTVKVTIKTICALLCCRPIVKQEFFTELTKALQQKQPPPKAESFFPEIDEPSLNKDEVDLTERPERKELFTGKTFLFLNAKQQKRLSLAVSCGGGRSQLLEEGSVPVSLLESPLSCVIGMTTGNSQALLPPSTKKWADSVGRILQRKGLRFITESEIGLAAIYVSCDKYCNPSNQMADSESMRMKPTIPGATLSQNAPVDETVMPAASQNITAYAVNTEPSQGISGVDVAGVSAVGETPERNQSRTTSHINRPKPSGRELAGTCTVAETMMSSFSASDSAGGGGSDRKKGELQHPGGGKGDAITRFLATAPRTNGGVQTMSPQKRSSQKQQVSQKGSPQKQSALTNFFQPVGKKRPREGEESPTVPSEAKLSRREEDKEKTKRTVPQHSETSNPPHTPTGRSQGQHSSGAHLFPGQTEALSEGFSNPAQQGLQSRKRKEMEEETKGGGASEIEMDELESIMSEDMDESDEPMSASQGQRLKLTEQSSTNQGQRSQLTDKSSTNKQLLETVELTSASKKQRVYPVEPIAANHRSGLESEERSSASRRQRAEPVAEVKGEEVSFIEGLGGENLPSRLIVVEFKSLTVATPARPKPRPTETHGNVNRKDFKRFCKVPVPGAQGLPNIIGGSDLLAHNRGKNSELEEWLRDAAEDERQNKKEETLGDDLFRYNPKPTKKR from the exons ATGTGGACACTGAACCCTTTAGAATCCGGAG GTGTCACCCACTACCTCCTGCCAGGTAAGGAGTATGTGGTGGGGCGTAAGAACTGTGAGGTCATCCTGCCCAATGACCAGTCCATCAGCCGTGCTCATGCTCACCTCACTGCTACAGatcag GCCCTGACCCTGAAGGACAGTTCTAAGTATGGCACGTTTGTTAACGAGGAGCGTCTGTCAGGAGACACCCCTCGCAGCCTGACGGCAGGGGACAGAGTGACATTTGGAGTCTTTCACAGCAAATTCAG tgtGCAACAGGTAACTGTGGTGGTGTGCTCGTCCTGTGTTGATAATGAAGGGAaggtctctctgtctcagacccTGCAGCTTCTGGGTGGCCGGCTGACCAACACCTGGACACAGGACTGCACTCACCTGGTCATGCCCACTGTTAAAGTCACCATCAAG ACTATCTGTGCGTTGCTGTGCTGTCGGCCCATAGTCAAGCAGGAGTTTTTCACTGAGCTCACCAAAGCCCTGCAACAGAAACAACCACCTCCAAAAGCTGAGAG TTTCTTCCCAGAGATAGATGAGCCCAGTCTGAATAAGGATGAGGTGGACCTGACAGAGAGGCCAGAACGTAAAGAACTTTTCACTGGCAAGACCTTCCTCTTCCTCAATGCCAAACAG CAAAAGCGTCTGAGTTTGGCAGTGAGTTGTGGAGGTGGGAGGAGCCAGCTCTTGGAGGAGGGGTCTGTCCCTGTGTCACTCCTGGAATCACCATTGAGCTGTGTGATCGGCATGACAACGGGAAACTCCCAAGCACTACTGCCCCCCTCCACTAAGAAGTGGGCAGACTCTGTGGGGAGGATTCTACAGAG GAAAGGTCTTCGATTCATCACAGAGTCTGAGATCGGATTGGCTGCCATCTATGTCAGCTGTGACAAGTACTGCAATCCCTCCAATCAGATGGCTGACTCAG AATCCATGAGAATGAAACCCACCATCCCTGGCGCCACGCTATCCCAGAATGCACCAGTGGACGAGACTGTAATGCCAGCGGCGTCTCAGAACATCACAGCCTATGCTGTAAACACAGAGCCGTCACAGGGCATCAGTGG GGTTGATGTGGCTGGGGTGAGCGCAGTTGGAGAGACCCCTGAGAGGAACCAGAGCCGGACCACCTCTCATATTAACCGACCCAAACCCTCAGGCCGAGAGCTGGCCGGGACCTGCACAGTGGCAGAGACTATGATGTCATCATTCAGCGCCTCAGACAGCGCTGGTGGTGGCGGCTCGGACAGAAAAAAGGGAGAGCTACAACATCCAG GTGGAGGGAAAGGTGATGCTATCACCAGATTCCTGGCCACAGCCCCTCGGACCAACGGAGGAGTGCAGACGATGTCCCCACAGAAGCGCTCCTCCCAGAAACAACAGGTCTCGCAGAAAGGTTCCCCCCAGAAACAGTCTGCCCTCACTAATTTCTTCCAGCCTGTCGGCAAGAAAAG acctcGGGAAGGCGAGGAGTCCCCTACTGTCCCATCAGAGGCCAAGCTATCCAGGAGGGAAGAAGACAAGGAGAAGACGAAGAGGACAGTACCACAGCACTCAGAGACCTccaaccccccacacacccccacagGCAGGTCCCAGGGCCAACACAGCTCAGGTGCACATCTGTTTCCAGGTCAGACTGAGGCTCTGTCAGAGGGGTTCTCCAACCCTGCCCAGCAGGGGCTCCAAtccaggaagaggaaggagatggaggaggagactaAAGGGGGTGGGGCTTCAGAGATAGAGATGGACGAACTGGAGTCCATCATGTCTGAGGACATGGACGAATCGGATGAGCCCATGTCAGCCAGTCAAGGCCAGCGGTTGAAGCTGACGGAACAGAGTTCAACCAATCAAGGCCAGAGGTCTCAACTGACAGACAAGAGCTCAACCAATAAACAGCTCCTAGAGACAGTGGAACTTACCTCTGCCAGTAAGAAACAGCGGGTTTATCCAGTGGAACCAATTGCAGCCAATCATAGGTCAGGCTTGGAGTCAGAAGAGCGATCGTCAGCCAGCAGACGACAGCGAGCGGAGCCTGTAGCTGAGGTCAAAGGCGAAGAGGTGTCTTTTATTGAG GGTTTAGGGGGTGAGAATCTCCCCAGCAGACTTATAGTGGTGGAGTTCAAATCCCTCACCGTGGCAACACCGGCAAGACCTAAACCACGCCCCACGGAGACGCACGGCAATGTCAACAGGAAAGACTTTAAACGTTTCTGCAAG gtccCAGTTCCCGGTGCCCAGGGTTTGCCCAACATCATCGGAGGGTCAGACCTGTTGGCCCACAACCGAGGCAAGAACTCTGAGCTGGAGGAGTGGCTGAGAGACGCAGCAGAG gaTGAGCGTCAGAACAAGAAAGAGGAGACTTTGGGAGATGACCTTTTCAG gtacaacCCCAAACCCACCAAGAAAAGATGA
- the LOC106605995 gene encoding nibrin isoform X3 — MWTLNPLESGGVTHYLLPGKEYVVGRKNCEVILPNDQSISRAHAHLTATDQALTLKDSSKYGTFVNEERLSGDTPRSLTAGDRVTFGVFHSKFSVQQVTVVVCSSCVDNEGKVSLSQTLQLLGGRLTNTWTQDCTHLVMPTVKVTIKTICALLCCRPIVKQEFFTELTKALQQKQPPPKAESFFPEIDEPSLNKDEVDLTERPERKELFTGKTFLFLNAKQQKRLSLAVSCGGGRSQLLEEGSVPVSLLESPLSCVIGMTTGNSQALLPPSTKKWADSVGRILQRKGLRFITESEIGLAAIYVSCDKYCNPSNQMADSESMRMKPTIPGATLSQNAPVDETVMPAASQNITAYAVNTEPSQGISGVDVAGVSAVGETPERNQSRTTSHINRPKPSGRELAGTCTVAETMMSSFSASDSAGGGGSDRKKGELQHPGGGKGDAITRFLATAPRTNGGVQTMSPQKRSSQKQQVSQKGSPQKQSALTNFFQPVGKKRPREGEESPTVPSEAKLSRREEDKEKTKRTVPQHSETSNPPHTPTGRSQGQHSSGAHLFPGQTEALSEGFSNPAQQGLQSRKRKEMEEETKGGGASEIEMDELESIMSEDMDESDEPMSASQGQRLKLTEQSSTNQGQRSQLTDKSSTNKQLLETVELTSASKKQRVYPVEPIAANHRSGLESEERSSASRRQRAEPVAEVKGEEVSFIEVPVPGAQGLPNIIGGSDLLAHNRGKNSELEEWLRDAAEDERQNKKEETLGDDLFRYNPKPTKKR, encoded by the exons ATGTGGACACTGAACCCTTTAGAATCCGGAG GTGTCACCCACTACCTCCTGCCAGGTAAGGAGTATGTGGTGGGGCGTAAGAACTGTGAGGTCATCCTGCCCAATGACCAGTCCATCAGCCGTGCTCATGCTCACCTCACTGCTACAGatcag GCCCTGACCCTGAAGGACAGTTCTAAGTATGGCACGTTTGTTAACGAGGAGCGTCTGTCAGGAGACACCCCTCGCAGCCTGACGGCAGGGGACAGAGTGACATTTGGAGTCTTTCACAGCAAATTCAG tgtGCAACAGGTAACTGTGGTGGTGTGCTCGTCCTGTGTTGATAATGAAGGGAaggtctctctgtctcagacccTGCAGCTTCTGGGTGGCCGGCTGACCAACACCTGGACACAGGACTGCACTCACCTGGTCATGCCCACTGTTAAAGTCACCATCAAG ACTATCTGTGCGTTGCTGTGCTGTCGGCCCATAGTCAAGCAGGAGTTTTTCACTGAGCTCACCAAAGCCCTGCAACAGAAACAACCACCTCCAAAAGCTGAGAG TTTCTTCCCAGAGATAGATGAGCCCAGTCTGAATAAGGATGAGGTGGACCTGACAGAGAGGCCAGAACGTAAAGAACTTTTCACTGGCAAGACCTTCCTCTTCCTCAATGCCAAACAG CAAAAGCGTCTGAGTTTGGCAGTGAGTTGTGGAGGTGGGAGGAGCCAGCTCTTGGAGGAGGGGTCTGTCCCTGTGTCACTCCTGGAATCACCATTGAGCTGTGTGATCGGCATGACAACGGGAAACTCCCAAGCACTACTGCCCCCCTCCACTAAGAAGTGGGCAGACTCTGTGGGGAGGATTCTACAGAG GAAAGGTCTTCGATTCATCACAGAGTCTGAGATCGGATTGGCTGCCATCTATGTCAGCTGTGACAAGTACTGCAATCCCTCCAATCAGATGGCTGACTCAG AATCCATGAGAATGAAACCCACCATCCCTGGCGCCACGCTATCCCAGAATGCACCAGTGGACGAGACTGTAATGCCAGCGGCGTCTCAGAACATCACAGCCTATGCTGTAAACACAGAGCCGTCACAGGGCATCAGTGG GGTTGATGTGGCTGGGGTGAGCGCAGTTGGAGAGACCCCTGAGAGGAACCAGAGCCGGACCACCTCTCATATTAACCGACCCAAACCCTCAGGCCGAGAGCTGGCCGGGACCTGCACAGTGGCAGAGACTATGATGTCATCATTCAGCGCCTCAGACAGCGCTGGTGGTGGCGGCTCGGACAGAAAAAAGGGAGAGCTACAACATCCAG GTGGAGGGAAAGGTGATGCTATCACCAGATTCCTGGCCACAGCCCCTCGGACCAACGGAGGAGTGCAGACGATGTCCCCACAGAAGCGCTCCTCCCAGAAACAACAGGTCTCGCAGAAAGGTTCCCCCCAGAAACAGTCTGCCCTCACTAATTTCTTCCAGCCTGTCGGCAAGAAAAG acctcGGGAAGGCGAGGAGTCCCCTACTGTCCCATCAGAGGCCAAGCTATCCAGGAGGGAAGAAGACAAGGAGAAGACGAAGAGGACAGTACCACAGCACTCAGAGACCTccaaccccccacacacccccacagGCAGGTCCCAGGGCCAACACAGCTCAGGTGCACATCTGTTTCCAGGTCAGACTGAGGCTCTGTCAGAGGGGTTCTCCAACCCTGCCCAGCAGGGGCTCCAAtccaggaagaggaaggagatggaggaggagactaAAGGGGGTGGGGCTTCAGAGATAGAGATGGACGAACTGGAGTCCATCATGTCTGAGGACATGGACGAATCGGATGAGCCCATGTCAGCCAGTCAAGGCCAGCGGTTGAAGCTGACGGAACAGAGTTCAACCAATCAAGGCCAGAGGTCTCAACTGACAGACAAGAGCTCAACCAATAAACAGCTCCTAGAGACAGTGGAACTTACCTCTGCCAGTAAGAAACAGCGGGTTTATCCAGTGGAACCAATTGCAGCCAATCATAGGTCAGGCTTGGAGTCAGAAGAGCGATCGTCAGCCAGCAGACGACAGCGAGCGGAGCCTGTAGCTGAGGTCAAAGGCGAAGAGGTGTCTTTTATTGAG gtccCAGTTCCCGGTGCCCAGGGTTTGCCCAACATCATCGGAGGGTCAGACCTGTTGGCCCACAACCGAGGCAAGAACTCTGAGCTGGAGGAGTGGCTGAGAGACGCAGCAGAG gaTGAGCGTCAGAACAAGAAAGAGGAGACTTTGGGAGATGACCTTTTCAG gtacaacCCCAAACCCACCAAGAAAAGATGA
- the LOC106605995 gene encoding nibrin isoform X4 produces MWTLNPLESGGVTHYLLPGKEYVVGRKNCEVILPNDQSISRAHAHLTATDQALTLKDSSKYGTFVNEERLSGDTPRSLTAGDRVTFGVFHSKFSVQQVTVVVCSSCVDNEGKVSLSQTLQLLGGRLTNTWTQDCTHLVMPTVKVTIKTICALLCCRPIVKQEFFTELTKALQQKQPPPKAESFFPEIDEPSLNKDEVDLTERPERKELFTGKTFLFLNAKQQKRLSLAVSCGGGRSQLLEEGSVPVSLLESPLSCVIGMTTGNSQALLPPSTKKWADSVGRILQRKGLRFITESEIGLAAIYVSCDKYCNPSNQMADSESMRMKPTIPGATLSQNAPVDETVMPAASQNITAYAVNTEPSQGISGVDVAGVSAVGETPERNQSRTTSHINRPKPSGRELAGTCTVAETMMSSFSASDSAGGGGSDRKKGELQHPGGGKGDAITRFLATAPRTNGGVQTMSPQKRSSQKQQVSQKGSPQKQSALTNFFQPVGKKRPREGEESPTVPSEAKLSRREEDKEKTKRTVPQHSETSNPPHTPTGRSQGQHSSGAHLFPGQTEALSEGFSNPAQQGLQSRKRKEMEEETKGGGASEIEMDELESIMSEDMDESDEPMSASQGQRLKLTEQSSTNQGQRSQLTDKSSTNKQLLETVELTSASKKQRVYPVEPIAANHRSGLESEERSSASRRQRAEPVAEVKGEEVSFIESKPVNGVTPGHLEEPETDAKPVKQEDSVSPVSNWSGVGASGEELGLSVAGLE; encoded by the exons ATGTGGACACTGAACCCTTTAGAATCCGGAG GTGTCACCCACTACCTCCTGCCAGGTAAGGAGTATGTGGTGGGGCGTAAGAACTGTGAGGTCATCCTGCCCAATGACCAGTCCATCAGCCGTGCTCATGCTCACCTCACTGCTACAGatcag GCCCTGACCCTGAAGGACAGTTCTAAGTATGGCACGTTTGTTAACGAGGAGCGTCTGTCAGGAGACACCCCTCGCAGCCTGACGGCAGGGGACAGAGTGACATTTGGAGTCTTTCACAGCAAATTCAG tgtGCAACAGGTAACTGTGGTGGTGTGCTCGTCCTGTGTTGATAATGAAGGGAaggtctctctgtctcagacccTGCAGCTTCTGGGTGGCCGGCTGACCAACACCTGGACACAGGACTGCACTCACCTGGTCATGCCCACTGTTAAAGTCACCATCAAG ACTATCTGTGCGTTGCTGTGCTGTCGGCCCATAGTCAAGCAGGAGTTTTTCACTGAGCTCACCAAAGCCCTGCAACAGAAACAACCACCTCCAAAAGCTGAGAG TTTCTTCCCAGAGATAGATGAGCCCAGTCTGAATAAGGATGAGGTGGACCTGACAGAGAGGCCAGAACGTAAAGAACTTTTCACTGGCAAGACCTTCCTCTTCCTCAATGCCAAACAG CAAAAGCGTCTGAGTTTGGCAGTGAGTTGTGGAGGTGGGAGGAGCCAGCTCTTGGAGGAGGGGTCTGTCCCTGTGTCACTCCTGGAATCACCATTGAGCTGTGTGATCGGCATGACAACGGGAAACTCCCAAGCACTACTGCCCCCCTCCACTAAGAAGTGGGCAGACTCTGTGGGGAGGATTCTACAGAG GAAAGGTCTTCGATTCATCACAGAGTCTGAGATCGGATTGGCTGCCATCTATGTCAGCTGTGACAAGTACTGCAATCCCTCCAATCAGATGGCTGACTCAG AATCCATGAGAATGAAACCCACCATCCCTGGCGCCACGCTATCCCAGAATGCACCAGTGGACGAGACTGTAATGCCAGCGGCGTCTCAGAACATCACAGCCTATGCTGTAAACACAGAGCCGTCACAGGGCATCAGTGG GGTTGATGTGGCTGGGGTGAGCGCAGTTGGAGAGACCCCTGAGAGGAACCAGAGCCGGACCACCTCTCATATTAACCGACCCAAACCCTCAGGCCGAGAGCTGGCCGGGACCTGCACAGTGGCAGAGACTATGATGTCATCATTCAGCGCCTCAGACAGCGCTGGTGGTGGCGGCTCGGACAGAAAAAAGGGAGAGCTACAACATCCAG GTGGAGGGAAAGGTGATGCTATCACCAGATTCCTGGCCACAGCCCCTCGGACCAACGGAGGAGTGCAGACGATGTCCCCACAGAAGCGCTCCTCCCAGAAACAACAGGTCTCGCAGAAAGGTTCCCCCCAGAAACAGTCTGCCCTCACTAATTTCTTCCAGCCTGTCGGCAAGAAAAG acctcGGGAAGGCGAGGAGTCCCCTACTGTCCCATCAGAGGCCAAGCTATCCAGGAGGGAAGAAGACAAGGAGAAGACGAAGAGGACAGTACCACAGCACTCAGAGACCTccaaccccccacacacccccacagGCAGGTCCCAGGGCCAACACAGCTCAGGTGCACATCTGTTTCCAGGTCAGACTGAGGCTCTGTCAGAGGGGTTCTCCAACCCTGCCCAGCAGGGGCTCCAAtccaggaagaggaaggagatggaggaggagactaAAGGGGGTGGGGCTTCAGAGATAGAGATGGACGAACTGGAGTCCATCATGTCTGAGGACATGGACGAATCGGATGAGCCCATGTCAGCCAGTCAAGGCCAGCGGTTGAAGCTGACGGAACAGAGTTCAACCAATCAAGGCCAGAGGTCTCAACTGACAGACAAGAGCTCAACCAATAAACAGCTCCTAGAGACAGTGGAACTTACCTCTGCCAGTAAGAAACAGCGGGTTTATCCAGTGGAACCAATTGCAGCCAATCATAGGTCAGGCTTGGAGTCAGAAGAGCGATCGTCAGCCAGCAGACGACAGCGAGCGGAGCCTGTAGCTGAGGTCAAAGGCGAAGAGGTGTCTTTTATTGAG tcAAAACCAGTTAATGGTGTGACCCCTGGTCATCTGGAAGAGCCAGAGACCGATGCCAAACCTGTCAAACAGGAAGACTCAGTAAGTCCTGTCAGTAACTGGTCTGGAGTAGGGGCCAGTGGGGAAGAGTTAG GTCTGTCAGTAGCTGGTCTGGAGTAG